One segment of Ipomoea triloba cultivar NCNSP0323 chromosome 12, ASM357664v1 DNA contains the following:
- the LOC115998194 gene encoding protein EXORDIUM-like 3, which yields MRRGFVFVVLVGMFIFSAGVDGWRPWPAAQKPNSTDLIFGGSKKYEGSSEFVHLRYHMGPVLTANITVYPIWYGRWDKSQKRIIRAFISAISAGSVKRPSVAGWWKTVRLYTDQTGANISRNVILGAEKNDRFYSHGKSLTRLTVQSVIKSAVTAPSRPLPTNPKSGVYLLLTSDDVYVQDFCNNVCGFHYFTFPSIVGYTLPYAWVGNSAKLCPGICAYPFAVPDYIPGLKPLKSPNGNPGVDGMISVIAHEIAELSTNPLVNAWYAGGDPSFPVEIADLCEGIYGTGGGGSYTGQMLNGADGATYNMNGVRRRFLVQWVWNPILNYCTGPNALD from the coding sequence ATGCGTCGGGGTTTCGTGTTCGTCGTTCTCGTCGGAATGTTCATTTTCTCCGCCGGGGTTGACGGGTGGCGGCCGTGGCCCGCCGCCCAGAAACCCAACTCGACGGATTTGATCTTCGGCGGGTCGAAAAAATACGAGGGCTCGTCGGAGTTTGTTCACCTGAGATACCACATGGGCCCCGTTCTTACCGCGAATATAACCGTTTATCCCATTTGGTACGGCCGTTGGGACAAATCTCAGAAGCGGATTATCCGGGCCTTCATTTCCGCTATTTCCGCGGGTTCAGTTAAGCGCCCGTCAGTTGCCGGGTGGTGGAAAACGGTCCGGCTCTACACCGACCAGACCGGCGCCAATATTTCCCGGAATGTGATCCTCGGCGCCGAGAAAAACGACCGGTTTTACTCCCACGGCAAGTCCCTCACCCGGTTAACGGTCCAGTCCGTGATTAAATCCGCCGTCACGGCGCCGTCCCGTCCGTTACCTACAAACCCTAAGAGCGGCGTTTACCTATTGCTCACCTCCGATGACGTGTACGTCCAGGATTTCTGCAACAACGTCTGCGGCTTCCATTACTTCACCTTCCCGTCGATCGTGGGGTACACGCTCCCGTACGCGTGGGTCGGAAACTCGGCCAAATTATGCCCCGGAATCTGCGCGTACCCGTTCGCCGTACCCGACTACATTCCGGGTCTGAAACCCCTAAAATCCCCCAACGGAAACCCCGGAGTGGACGGGATGATAAGCGTGATCGCTCACGAGATTGCTGAGCTGTCAACGAACCCGCTCGTGAACGCGTGGTACGCCGGCGGGGACCCGAGCTTCCCCGTCGAAATCGCCGATCTCTGCGAGGGGATTTACGGCACCGGCGGAGGGGGATCGTACACCGGCCAGATGTTGAACGGCGCAGATGGTGCCACGTATAACATGAATGGGGTGAGGCGGAGGTTCTTGGTGCAGTGGGTTTGGAACCCCATTTTGAATTACTGTACTGGCCCCAATGCGCTGGATTAA
- the LOC115998390 gene encoding 40S ribosomal protein S13-like, whose amino-acid sequence MGRMHSRGKGISSSALPYKRTPPSWLKISSGDVEDNICKFAKRGMTPSQIGVILRDSHGIAQVKSVTGSKILRILKAHGLAPEIPEDLYHLIKKAVAIRKHLERNRKDKDSKFRLILVESRIHRLARYYKKTKKLPPVWKYESTTASTLVA is encoded by the exons ATGGGTCGCATGCACAGTCGCGG TAAGGGTATTTCATCTTCAGCTCTTCCATACAAGCGAACCCCTCCCAGCTGGCTCAAGATCTCTTCCGGAGAT GTCGAAGATAACATCTGTAAGTTCGCCAAGAGGGGTATGACTCCTTCTCAGATTGGTGTTATTCTCCGGGATTCGCACGGAATTGCTCAGGTGAAGAGTGTCACTGGAAGCAAGATTCTCCGTATCCTCAAAGCTCATG GGCTTGCTCCTGAGATTCCAGAGGATCTGTACCACCTTATTAAGAAGGCTGTTGCCATCAGGAAGCACTTGGAGAGGAACAGAAAAGACAAGGACTCCAAGTTCCGCTTGATTCTTGTGGAGAGTAGGATTCATCGTCTTGCTCGCTACTACAAGAAGACCAAGAAGCTCCCTCCTGTCTGGAAATA CGAGTCCACCACTGCCAGCACTCTTGTGGCTTAG